The Flavobacterium sp. M31R6 nucleotide sequence TGCGTAGGAATACTTGTATTGACAACTATAGCCGATATGTTTAGGCCTGCAATGCTTGTGTGTTTAAAGACATTTACCACAAAAGAAAACAGGGCTCGTGCTTATTCATTAACCCGTGCAGCGATTAACTTGGGATTCCTTTTTGGGCCAGTCCTAGGTGGATTGATTATTATGCAGTTGGGATATGAATATATATTTTATGTTGATGGATCGACCTGTATCTTAGCAATAATTGTTTTCATGTTTTTTGTGAAAGAAAAGAAATTGCAAGTCAAATTGAAAAAACATCACGAGAACGCTGTTAAGAAAGTTTCAGTAATGAAAGACAAGCCTTTTATGCTTCACTTGGTAATTTGTTTGATTACAGGAATATTATTTTTCCAGATTTTTACAACTTTGCCTCTGTATCATAAAGAGCGATTTAATATGTCAGAGTTTGATAGCGGATTGCTTTTGAGTTTAAATGGACTGCTTATTTTGCTTTTCGAACTTCCAATTGTAAATTATGTAAGCAAAAATAAAATCAATAATCATAAAGTAATTTCTTTAGGGTTATTGCTTATGGCAACTAGTTTTTTACTTCTGTTGTTTCCTTGGGAAGCTATTTTGATTCCTATGATGCTTTTTATGACATGTGGAGTAATGTTGACTTTCCCATTTGCTAATTCATTCGCAATGGAGAGATCTAATGAGATGCAAGAAGGTAAGTATATGGCAGCTTTTACCATGAGTTACAGTTTTGCACATATTTTAAGCGCTAAAACAGGTATGGAAATCATTCAGAATTCTGGCTATGAGTCGAATTGGATGTTTATGACGGTTCTTGGTATGGCAGGTACTTTACTTGTTTTCAAGTTGTCTAAGATGGTTGAAAAAGAAGAGTTGAAAGAGAGAATGATACCCGTAGAAAGTAACGAAAATAATTAGTTTGGTCTACTTTTAAAAGGTGGTTCAAGACTAATAAAAAACAGAATAATAATTAAAAACAGCAGTAAACTTTTTGTTTACTGCTGTTTTTTTTTGCTCTAGGCTTATGTTGCTTTTTTTGTTGATGCTTTGTTAAAAGTTATTAATTGTTTTTTGTTAAAGTATTTTTAGAAGCCTAGATCATGTCAGTTTTTTTGTTCTAAAAACTTATTTTAAAATGATTAAAGAAAGGCATAAAAAAATCCCATTTCGTGATGAAATGGGACTTTATGAGTAAACGAAAATCTGAAATTAGATATCGTTGATATAATCTAATTGATTATCCTAAAGTAACTCTTTTGAAACCTGTAATTTCAACATTGAATCCTTTAACGTAATCACCAACTTTTTTACTGTCATCTTTGATGAAGTTTTGATCTAATAAGGCTTTCTCTTGATCTAAAGTAGTGTTGTCAGAGATGAAACGTTGAACTTTTCCTGGAATAATTTTATCCCAAATTTGTTCTGGTTTACCTTCAGCTTTTAATTCAGCTTTAGCATCTTCTTCAGCTTGTTTGATAACTTCTTCAGTTAATTGAGAGTAAGAAATATATTTAGGAACATTTTTTAAAGTTTTTCCTAAACGTTTTGCTTCTTCATTTTCTTTTTCGATTATAGCAATACGAGCAGCAAGTTCAGAAGCAACGAAGGCTGGATCAAAATCTTTGTAAGATAATGTATCAGCTCCCATAGAAGCAACTTGCATAGAGATGTCTTTAGTTAAAACGTCACCATTAGCAATTGGTGCAGAAATTGCAGTTAATGCAGCAATTTTGTTAACGTGAACGTAAGATCCAACGAAAGCACCTTCTAAAATTTCAAAACCACCGATTTCGATTTTTTCACCGATAACACCGGTTTGTTCGATTAATTTTTCAGCAACAGTAATTCCGTTGAAATCTGAAGCTAAAAATTCTTCTTTAGAAGAGAAGTTAATAGCTCTTTCTACTAATTCTTTAGCCAAAGTTACGAAAGCCTCATTTTTACCTACGAAATCTGTTTCGCAGTTTAAAGTGATGATAGCTCCTTTAGTTTTGTCAGCATTAATAAAAGAAACAGCAGCTCCTTCAGAAGACTCACGGTCAGAACGGTTAGCAGCAACTTTTTGTCCTTTTTCTCTAAGGTTTTGTATAGCTTTATCGAAATCTCCTTCAGCTTCAACTAAAGCTTTTTTACAGTCCATCATTCCGGCACCTGTAGTTTGTCTTAATTTATTTACGTCTGCAGCAGTAATTGTTGCCATAATATAATGTGTTTAATGTTATAAAAGTAAAAATTCCAATTTTCAAATCCCAAATTCCAATTTTATTAAATTATCAACATACTGTTTCTAATTTTTTATGGAATTTGGAATTTAAAATTGGAATTTAAAATTTGATTTATTCTTCAGTTGCTGGAGCTACAGGAGCTTCAACTGCTGGAGTTTCAGCTACAGGAGCTTCTGCTTCAGCAACAACTTCAGTAGCATCAGTTTCTTTATCAGAAGTTCTATTTGCAAGACCGTCGATAATTGAAGCAGTTACTAAAGATAAAATTTTATCAATTGATTTAGAAGCATCATCATTTGCAGGGATAACATAATCTACTTCACGTGGATCAGAGTTTGTATCAACCATTGCAAAAACTGGAATGTTTAATTTTTGAGCTTCTTTTATTGCGATGTGTTCAGCTTTGATATCTACTACGAACAATGCTGCAGGAAGTCTAGACATATCTGCGATTGATCCTAAGTTTTTCTCTAGTTTTGCACGAAGACGATCAACTTGTAAACGCTCTTTTTTAGAAAGGGTCATGAAGGTACCATCTTTCTTCATTTTATCAATAGTAGCCATTTTTTTAACAGCTTTACGGATAGTTACGAAGTTAGTTAGCATTCCACCAGGCCATCTTTCAGTGATGTAAGGCATGTTTGCAGCTTTTGCTTTATCAGCAACGATGTCTTTTGCTTGTTTCTTGGTAGCAACAAATAATATTTTTCTACCTGATGCAGCGATTTTTTTCAAAGCGTCATTTGCTTCTTCAATTTTTGCTGCAGTTTTATATAGATTGATAATGTGTATACCATTACGCTCCATATAAATGTAAGGAGCCATATTTGGATCCCATTTTCTAGTCATGTGTCCAAAATGAACACCTGCTTCTAGTAATTCTTTTACTTCTACTTTGTTTGACATTTTTTGTACTAGTTTACGTTCTGTTGATTAGCAATGCATGAATGGCGATAGATCGGCTACATACATTTAGATGCTAAACTAATTTCCAACCTCGGTCGGACAACAACAACATTGTTTTAAATTTTTTAATACATTCTAGGATGTCTTGCACGAATGATACAAGACTGGTAATATTAACGTTTAGAGAATTGGAATCTCTTACGAGCTTTCTTCTGACCGAATTTCTTACGTTCAACCATTCTTGGATCTCTAGTTAATAAACCTTCTGGTTTCAAGATAGCTCTGTTTTCAGCATTTACTTCACACATAACGCGTGCCAATGCCATTCTTACAGCTTCTGCTTGTCCAGTTGAACCACCTCCATAAACGTTTACTTTTACGTCAAAGTTAGATGCGTTTTCTGTCATAGACATTGGTTGCAAAACTTTGTACTGTAAAGTAGCAGTTGGGAAATAAGTTGCGAATGGTTTTTTGTTTACAACGATAACTCCTGTTCCTTCAGAAACATAAACACGTGCAACAGCGGTCTTTCTTCTACCGATTTTGTGAATAACTCCCATTACTTAAGATCGTTTAGGTTAACAGTTCTAGGTTTTTGAGCCCCTTGTTTGTGCTCAGATCCTACAACAACATTTAAATTTCTAAAAAGTTCAGCTCCTAATTTGTTTTTAGGTAACATTCCTTTTACAGCTTTCTCTACTAGTAATGCAGGGTTTTTTGATTGCAATACTTTAGCAGTTAAAGTTCTTTGTCCTCCAGGGTAACCAGTGTGACGGATGTATGTTTTCTCATCCATTTTGTTACCTGTTAGGTTGATTTTTTCTGAGTTGATAACAATTACGTTATCTCCACAGTCCACGTGTGGCGTATAACTTGGCTTGTACTTACCTCTTAAAATCATAGCGACTTTTGAAGCAAGACGACCTAAGTTATGACCGTCAGCATCTACAACAATCCATTCTTTTGTAGAATTGGCTTTTGTTGTTGAAATTGTCTTGTAGCTTAATGCGTTCACAATAATATATTTTAATTAAACATTCCATCCCCAATAAAGGGGTTGCAAAAGTACAATTAATTATTTTAAATACAAATAGCTTATTTGAATATTTTTTTGTTGGATTCCTGCTGATTATCAAATATATATTTGGATTGAGTCAAATAACATTTAGTTTGAGATTCATTTTTTTAAAATAATTTACTGGAATATTTTTTTTGATGTTGCATTTTTTTTGTAATTTTCGCTTTTAACCTTTCAAATGCCTGTTAAATTTTATATATTTAATAAAAATTTAGCATGTTTTGTTTAATCCTTTGTTGTTTTAATTTTTTTAACGACTCTTAATATAGTACCAAATACCATTCTACAATGAAAGCAAAAGCAACATTAAAACAAATTGCAAAAGAACTTAATGTTTCGGTATCGACTGTTTCTAAGGCACTTAATGATAGTCCGGAAATAAGCGAGCAAACAAAAATTAGAATTAAAGAATACGCCAAATTAAAAAATTATAAGCCCAATGTTATTGGTTTGAATCTTAAAAACAGAAAAACCAAAACGATTGGTGTTATTATACCTAATATATTAAACTCCTTTTTTGCCAAAGTTTTTAGTGGTATTGAGAAAGTGGCTGACGAGAAAGGATACAATGTTATTATGTGTATTTCCAATGAGTCGCTAGAAAAAGAAGCCCACACTCTTGAAATGTTGAGTAATGGTACTATAGATGGATTTGTTTTGTCAATTTCTGAAGAAGCGCAAAAGTTACATGAATACAATCATTTCAAGGATATTATAAATGATGGTACTCCGATTGTGATGTTCGATAGAACCACAGACGAAGTGGAATGTGATAAAGTTATTGTGGATGATTTTGATTCAGGTCATAATGCGACGCAGCATTTAATTGATTTGGGGTGTAAAAATATCGCGTTAATTTCATCGGTGGATAATTTGAGTGTCGGTAAATTGAGAGCTGAAGGATACTTAAAGGCATTGAGTGATAATAATATTACAATAAATGAGAATATTATTATCAGAACAGATTCAGAAATGGATCTTATTGATAAAATTACGGACTTGTATTCGAATAATCTTGTTGACGGTGTTTTTGCATTAGATGAAAACGATTCCGTTGCAGCTTTGAAAGTAGGTGCTAAGAAAGGATACAAAATACCAAAGGATCTTAAAATTATTGGTTTTGCGGATGGGATTCTTGCCTCAAGAAGATTATCCCCAAGTTTAACGACAGTTAGTCAACATGGAATTGACATTGGTGAGGTTGCCGTAAAATTGTTAATTGACAGATTGGAATCCAAGGAAGAACACAAGCCTTATGAAACCGTTGTTATCAAAACAAAATTAAAGGAAAGAGAATCTACTAAATAATAAAAAAAGCCATTCAAAATTAAAGAATGGCTTTTTTTATGGAGGGTTTTTAATGTTTATGATTTGTTTATTAGTGATATAAAATAAACAAATAAAATTATTACGATAAGAGCAATTCTAAAAGACTTTTGTTGTTGCGCTTTAAGAGTGTAACCATCTTTTTTCAATTCCCAAGTAAACAGTAATTCAAAAATTGTTGATTTAGGTTTTAAAATAAAATCTGAAATTTGATAGCTTTTTTTAGCTTTTTTTAATTCTTCGGCTTCTTCATTTTTGATAGCTAACATGACAGCATTGTCAATTTCTTTTGTGTCAACGTTTCTATTTGATAATTCACTCTTTGCTAATTTGAGTGCTTCAGGGTTCCATTTTTTTGGAGAACCTACAATCGCTAGTAAATCATTCGTCGTTCTGCTTTTAATAGGAGGTTTGAAATTGTCAATCATTCTTAAATTTGTGTTTTATAAAATTGCAAAATGGTTTAATTTGCTGTCTATTTTTTACCATCAATCCTCTGTGAACTGCTGCTGAATACTGAACACTTTCTTAATGCGCTTCCAGCCAATCTTTTCCGGCTCCTATCTCTACATCCAAAGGAACTGCCATTGTAAATGCATTTTCCATCTCATATTTAATCATTGGTTTGATTTTTTCCAGTTCAGAATTGTGAACATCAAACACAAGCTCATCATGAACTTGGAGTAACATTTTGCTTTTCCAGTTTTCAGATATTAGTTTTTTGTGAATATTGATCATCGCAATTTTGATAATATCTGCGGCACTTCCCTGAATAGGAGCATTCACAGCATTTCTTTCTGCTGCGCCACGAACTACGGCATTCGCTGAATTGATGTCTTTTAAATAGCGACGACGACCAGATATGGTTTGTACATATCCGTTTTTTCTGGCAAAATCCACTTGATTGGACATGTATGATTTTAGTTTTGGATAAGACGCATAATAGGCATCAATCAGTTCGGCACTTTCTTTTCGCGAAAGTGAGGTTTGATTGCTTAATCCAAAAGCCGAAACTCCATAGATTATTCCAAAATTCACCGTTTTGGCATTGCTACGTTGTTCTTTTGTAACTTCTTCTAATGGGACATGGAAAACTTTTGCAGCGGTACTTCTGTGAATATCTTCGTGGTTTTTGAAGGCTTTAATCATGTTTTCTTCGCCAGATAAAGCCGCTATAATTCGCAGTTCTATCTGAGAATAATCCGCAGAAACCAAAGTGTAATTTTCATCACGGGCGATAAATGCTTTTCTAATCAATCGTCCTCTTTCGGTACGGATCGGAATGTTTTGTAAGTTCGGATTGTTTGAACTCAAACGCCCCGTTGCCGCAACAGTTTGCATATAATCGGTGTGAACACGTCCTGTTTTTTCATCAACTTGGTTAGGTAAAGCATCAATATAAGTGCTTTGCAATTTCACCATTTGTCTCCATTCAAGAATATCGCGGACAATTTCATTGTCATTGGCCAGATACGATAAAACCTCTTCGCCAGTGGCATATTGACCGGTTTTGGTTTTCTTTTGTTTGGCTCCGCCAATTTTTAATTTGTCAAATAAAACATCACCAAGTTGTTTTGGGGAAGCCAAATTGAATTTCTCGCCAGCGGTTTCATAGATTTTTTGTTCCAATGCATTACTTTCGGCAGCCATTTCAACCGACATTGATTTTAAGAAAGGAACATCCAGATTAATTCCTTCCAATTCCATTGCTGCCAAAACAGGTATTAACGGAATTTCGATTTCTTCAAAAAGCTTTTTTGTTTCGGCTTTATCTAGAATCGGACTGAAATTTTGCTTCAATTGATAAGTAACATCGGCATCTTCGGCGGCATATTCTTTAATGTCTTCCAATGGAACCTCACGCATCGTTTTTTGACCTTTTCCTTTTTTGCCAATTAAATCTTCAATGGATTTTGGTGAATATTTCAAATAGGTTTCCGATAAAACATCCATATTATGACGCATATCAGGATTAATCAAGTAATGCGCAATCATCGTGTCGAATAATTTTCCTTTGATTTGAACGCCATAATGAGAAAGAATCTTTAAATCGTATTTGACGTTTTGACCAATTTTTTCGATGTTTTCATTTTCGAAAAAAGGTTTGAATTTGTCAACTAAAGCTTGTGCTTCGTCTCGGCTCTCTGGAAACGGAATATAAAATGCTTTCCCTTTTTCATATGAAAATGACATTCCAACCAGTTCAGCATTCAAGGCATCAATTCCTGTAGTTTCGGTGTCAAAACAAACCGAAGTTTGGTTCATTAAGTTTTGCAACAGCAATTTCACGGCAAAATCGCCTTGTATACTTTGGTAAAAATGTTCCGTATTTTCTAAAGTGGCATAATGCGAACTCGATTTTACCTCGCCAGTTTCTTCATCTGAAAAACCGAATAAATCAAACTGGTCTTCATTGGATTTTTTGGCAGGAGCTTTTTTAATTATTTTTTCGCTGTCATTGTCACTGCCATTACCATTTCCGTTACCATTGGTATCGATTTCATCGTAGTCTTTTCCAGTTCCAAAAAACTTGTCAAACTGTGCTTTCATTTGACGAAATTCCAATTCCTGGAATAATTCGTCTGTTCTTTCAACATCGGGTTTCGATAATTCGTAGTCACTTTCATTAAATTGTACAGGACAATCAAGTAAAATGGTTGCTAACTTTTTAGACAAAATTCCTTTGTCTGCATTGGCTTCAATTTTCTCTTTCATGGCGCCTTTCAGCTTGTCGGTATTAGCCAAAAGATTTTCCATTGATCCAAATTCCTTCAGTAATTTCTTAGCAGTTACTTCGCCTACACCCGGAAGTCCCGGTATATTATCGGCAGCATCGCCCATCATTCCCAGATAATCAATAACTTGCTCTGGACGTTCTATTTCAAATCGGGCTAAAACTTCTGGAACTCCCCAAATTTCTATACCATTTCCCATACGTGCGGGTTTGTACATAAAAATATTCTCGGAAACCAATTGGGCAAAATCTTTATCAGGAGTAACCATAAAGACTTGATAGTTTTCTTTTTCTGCCTGTTTAGCAATGGTTCCTATTAAATCGTCCGCTTCATAACCGGGTACTTCAATAATCGGAATATGCATTGCCTTCAATAATTCTTGAATGTAGGGAACGGCAATCTTGATCGCTTCTGGAGTTTCGTCGCGATGTGCTTTGTATTCTTTATACATTTCGTATCGATAGGTGCTTCCGCCTTTGTCAAAAGCCACTGCCAAATGGTCTGGCTTGTCTCGTTTTATAACATCCATCAAGGCATTCATAAATCCCATAATAGCCGAAGTATCCATTCCTTTCGAATTGATTCTTGGGTTTTTTATAAAGGCAAAATAACCACGAAATATTAATGCATAAGCATCAAGAAGGTAAAGGCGTTTTTGAACAGACATATAAAAAATTTAGTCTGTAAAAATAGGCAATTGAGTTTTAAAAATGAATTTGTTATCGAAATTTATAATTACCAATAGAAAAGTAATAATGAACTCTTTTTTTGACTTTAAAGATGAGTTCGTTAAGGCAAAGTTAAACTTTTATTGAGGGGTAAATCTTCATTTTGTCTTCATTTATCGGTTATACATTTGACCTATAAATAACAAATTATTAATTCAAAATTTTAGAAATCATGAAAAAAGTATTGTTGTTAATCGCAGTATTATTTGGAACAGCAGTGATGGTAAATGCTAAAACACTGCCTGAAAAATCAGCTACAGTGAAAGAAGTGAAAATGACTAAACATCCAAAACACAAAAAAGCGAAAAAAGAACAAAAAGAAGCAGCGCCAACTGGAGCGTCAACTTCTAAAACAAAAAAATAATTAATGTTTCTGTTTTGTTTGCATATGAGGATGGACGCAAAACAAAAGGGTTGATTGTTTATGAAAGTCAGTGGAGAAATTTACTGGCTTTTTTGTATTTTTAGATACGTTAAAATTTTAATAACGTTTTGTGTTTTAATTTTTCATTAGTTGTTACTTTGAGTGTTTTTTAATAAAAAATATTTATGAAAATTCTTATTGTTGAAGATAATCCCGAATTGGCTTTGGAAGTGAAAGAATATCTTTCCAGCAATGGCTATATCTGCAAAATTTCCAAGAATTGTGAAGAGGCATTGGAGGAAATCAACAGTAATGATTATGACATTATGCTTTTGGATTTAGGCTTGCCCGACGGAAGTGGTTTTGATGTTTTAAAAAGCATTCGTAAAACAGATTCCAAAGTTGCGGTGATTATCATTACTGCCCAAGGAGAATTGGAAGACAGAATAAATGGACTGCAACTTGGCGCAGATGATTATTTGACAAAACCTTTTGCTTTAACAGAGTTGGGAGCTCGTTTATTTGCCATTATTCGAAGAATGCACGGATATACTGTTAATCAGTTGGATGTTCATGGGTTTAGTTTGAAGTTGCAAGATTACAAAGTAAGTTATGATGAGATTCCAATTAATTTGACCAAAAAGGAATTTGATATTTTTCAATATTTAGTTTTAAACAAAAATCGTGTAATAACACGTTTGCAATTGACCGAGCATATTTGGGGAGATATTCTTGAAGTAAATTCCGATTCCAATTTTATAGATGTCCATGTTCGAAATCTTAGAAAAAAATTAGATAAACATTCCCAAATCGAATGGTTTGAAACTGTTAGAAATGTGGGTTATAGGATAAATGTGTAGCGTTTAATAATTAATATTCTGTATATGAAAATCAAGCATCAATTGGCTATTTTTAATGCATTGTCGCGTTTGTTGCTGATTTTGGTTTTATGGCTAATGCTTCCTGTTTTGGTCGAAAAAGTGGTTTACAATCACATAAACAAGAGTTTACTGGAGAAAAAACAAAAGTTCATTGAGCATTTAGACAAGGAAGAAATAAATGATTTCATTGTTCGGAATGACACTTCCGAGACTTATGCCAGTTTTTCAACTTTACATAGTGAGTTCCTTTCGCTTTCCAGAGTACCTTCTAAAGTCAAAATTGATCAAACACTTTTTATTACAGAGCAAAGAATAATTGAAGATGAGCGAAATGATTATAGAATTCTTCAGTATTATTTTAAGTATGAAAACACAAACTACCTTTTGGAAATTGGAAATAGTTTAAGCGAAATCGACGATCTTACCTTTGTAATTCGATTTTTCTTCATAATTGTTTTAATTATAATTGTGGTCATTACTTTTTTGGCAGATACTTTTTATATCGAATATTTATTAAAGCCTTTTTATAAAATTATTGATACTAAAATCCGTCATGTAAATGAACCCGAATCTTTTGATCACACTCCAATAAAAACACATTCTAGGGATTTTCAGGAATTGGATACTGTTCTAAATCAAATGATGGACAGAATTACTGAATTGTTTAAGAAGGAAAAGCAATTTATAGCCAATGTTTCCCATGAACTTTTGACTCCAATTGCATTATTGAAAAACAAATTTGAGAATTTACTTCAAAATGAATCTTTGGATGATAATGCAGTGGATAAAATTGTAGGTTCTCTAAGTACATTAGATCTGCTGAAAAAGATAATTGCCAATTTATTGTTGATTTCAAAAATCGAAAACAATCAATATGAAGCAAATGAGACGATTGATTTTGATGCTATAATTACCGATTTACTAGCAGACTTGCAAGATAGGATTGAAGATAAGGAATTGTCTTTTAATAAAAATTTGGAACATCATTTTAGTTTTAGGGGAAATAAAACCCTGATGCATATTCTCTTTTATAATTTGATAGTCAATGCGATTAAATACAATAACCCTTTAGGTACAATTGAAATTAAGGACGGTTTTTTGCATGGAAATTATTTCTTGTCAGTTTCGGATTCGGGTATCGGAATGAATAAAAAACAACAGCAGAATGTTTTCAAACGATTCACCAGAGTAAGTTCTGATCAGGAAGGGCAGGGGCTGGGGCTTGCAATTGTTGAAAGTATTGCTCAATTTCATCATATTACTCTTGAGATAACTTCAGAAATAAATATTGGTACCACTTTTATTTTGTTGTTTCCAAATGAGTCAAAACCCAATTAAAAGTTAATTTTTTCGAGAAGACCAAAACTTCATTTAATCTTCATTTAGCATGTATAGCTTTGACCTATTAATAAACTAAATTATTAATCTAAAATTTAAAATCATGAAAAATTTATTGATGGTATTGGCAGTAGCTTTAGGAACAACAGTTATGGTAAGTGCACAAACTACACCAGCTCAAACTACACCTACTAAAGAAGTAAAAGCTACTAAAAAAGAAGCAAAAAAAGAAACAAAAAAAGCGCACAAAACAGAAGTTAGCAAACCAACTACTACTGAGACTGCAACTCCAAAAAAATAAAACAATCTTTTGTTAGTGAATATTTCATAGAATATTTCAAAAGATGTTAAAAGTTGGTTTTAATAGGAGAAAAGGGGAGATAAAGAAATTTACTCCCTTTTTTTGCGTTAAAATTATGGTAATATGGGTATTTAGCATTTTCAATAGTTGTTACTTTGTATAAAATTTTATAAAATAATGATCTTACGTTTATTCTTTATAGGTGCTATTCTTTTTGTTATTGAGCTTTATGCTTTTCAGGCAATTAAAACTTTAATTAAATTGAAATGGCTGCTGATTTCTTATCAAATAATAAGCCTTTTTCTTTTTGTATTTATCCTTTATTCTTTCACGCAATTTGACCGTTCAGTTGGGCAAACCAAGCAGACGATGTTTACTATGGGCTTGTTGCTGGTGGTTTATCTTCCTAAAATTGTAATGACGGTAATTCTTTTGGGAGAAGATGTATTCCGACTGGCAGCGGGGTCAATCAATTATTTTATTGATAATAATAGTAATTCCGATTTTTTGCCTTCCAGACGTAAATTTGTTAGTCAAATAGGTTTAGGGTTGGCTGCCATTC carries:
- the rpsB gene encoding 30S ribosomal protein S2, with protein sequence MSNKVEVKELLEAGVHFGHMTRKWDPNMAPYIYMERNGIHIINLYKTAAKIEEANDALKKIAASGRKILFVATKKQAKDIVADKAKAANMPYITERWPGGMLTNFVTIRKAVKKMATIDKMKKDGTFMTLSKKERLQVDRLRAKLEKNLGSIADMSRLPAALFVVDIKAEHIAIKEAQKLNIPVFAMVDTNSDPREVDYVIPANDDASKSIDKILSLVTASIIDGLANRTSDKETDATEVVAEAEAPVAETPAVEAPVAPATEE
- the polA gene encoding DNA polymerase I → MSVQKRLYLLDAYALIFRGYFAFIKNPRINSKGMDTSAIMGFMNALMDVIKRDKPDHLAVAFDKGGSTYRYEMYKEYKAHRDETPEAIKIAVPYIQELLKAMHIPIIEVPGYEADDLIGTIAKQAEKENYQVFMVTPDKDFAQLVSENIFMYKPARMGNGIEIWGVPEVLARFEIERPEQVIDYLGMMGDAADNIPGLPGVGEVTAKKLLKEFGSMENLLANTDKLKGAMKEKIEANADKGILSKKLATILLDCPVQFNESDYELSKPDVERTDELFQELEFRQMKAQFDKFFGTGKDYDEIDTNGNGNGNGSDNDSEKIIKKAPAKKSNEDQFDLFGFSDEETGEVKSSSHYATLENTEHFYQSIQGDFAVKLLLQNLMNQTSVCFDTETTGIDALNAELVGMSFSYEKGKAFYIPFPESRDEAQALVDKFKPFFENENIEKIGQNVKYDLKILSHYGVQIKGKLFDTMIAHYLINPDMRHNMDVLSETYLKYSPKSIEDLIGKKGKGQKTMREVPLEDIKEYAAEDADVTYQLKQNFSPILDKAETKKLFEEIEIPLIPVLAAMELEGINLDVPFLKSMSVEMAAESNALEQKIYETAGEKFNLASPKQLGDVLFDKLKIGGAKQKKTKTGQYATGEEVLSYLANDNEIVRDILEWRQMVKLQSTYIDALPNQVDEKTGRVHTDYMQTVAATGRLSSNNPNLQNIPIRTERGRLIRKAFIARDENYTLVSADYSQIELRIIAALSGEENMIKAFKNHEDIHRSTAAKVFHVPLEEVTKEQRSNAKTVNFGIIYGVSAFGLSNQTSLSRKESAELIDAYYASYPKLKSYMSNQVDFARKNGYVQTISGRRRYLKDINSANAVVRGAAERNAVNAPIQGSAADIIKIAMINIHKKLISENWKSKMLLQVHDELVFDVHNSELEKIKPMIKYEMENAFTMAVPLDVEIGAGKDWLEAH
- the rplM gene encoding 50S ribosomal protein L13; translation: MNALSYKTISTTKANSTKEWIVVDADGHNLGRLASKVAMILRGKYKPSYTPHVDCGDNVIVINSEKINLTGNKMDEKTYIRHTGYPGGQRTLTAKVLQSKNPALLVEKAVKGMLPKNKLGAELFRNLNVVVGSEHKQGAQKPRTVNLNDLK
- the tsf gene encoding translation elongation factor Ts, whose product is MATITAADVNKLRQTTGAGMMDCKKALVEAEGDFDKAIQNLREKGQKVAANRSDRESSEGAAVSFINADKTKGAIITLNCETDFVGKNEAFVTLAKELVERAINFSSKEEFLASDFNGITVAEKLIEQTGVIGEKIEIGGFEILEGAFVGSYVHVNKIAALTAISAPIANGDVLTKDISMQVASMGADTLSYKDFDPAFVASELAARIAIIEKENEEAKRLGKTLKNVPKYISYSQLTEEVIKQAEEDAKAELKAEGKPEQIWDKIIPGKVQRFISDNTTLDQEKALLDQNFIKDDSKKVGDYVKGFNVEITGFKRVTLG
- a CDS encoding LacI family DNA-binding transcriptional regulator → MKAKATLKQIAKELNVSVSTVSKALNDSPEISEQTKIRIKEYAKLKNYKPNVIGLNLKNRKTKTIGVIIPNILNSFFAKVFSGIEKVADEKGYNVIMCISNESLEKEAHTLEMLSNGTIDGFVLSISEEAQKLHEYNHFKDIINDGTPIVMFDRTTDEVECDKVIVDDFDSGHNATQHLIDLGCKNIALISSVDNLSVGKLRAEGYLKALSDNNITINENIIIRTDSEMDLIDKITDLYSNNLVDGVFALDENDSVAALKVGAKKGYKIPKDLKIIGFADGILASRRLSPSLTTVSQHGIDIGEVAVKLLIDRLESKEEHKPYETVVIKTKLKERESTK
- a CDS encoding response regulator transcription factor, which gives rise to MKILIVEDNPELALEVKEYLSSNGYICKISKNCEEALEEINSNDYDIMLLDLGLPDGSGFDVLKSIRKTDSKVAVIIITAQGELEDRINGLQLGADDYLTKPFALTELGARLFAIIRRMHGYTVNQLDVHGFSLKLQDYKVSYDEIPINLTKKEFDIFQYLVLNKNRVITRLQLTEHIWGDILEVNSDSNFIDVHVRNLRKKLDKHSQIEWFETVRNVGYRINV
- the rpsI gene encoding 30S ribosomal protein S9; amino-acid sequence: MGVIHKIGRRKTAVARVYVSEGTGVIVVNKKPFATYFPTATLQYKVLQPMSMTENASNFDVKVNVYGGGSTGQAEAVRMALARVMCEVNAENRAILKPEGLLTRDPRMVERKKFGQKKARKRFQFSKR
- a CDS encoding MFS transporter, yielding MIKKYLDNFKDFPKEIWILTLITFINRAGTMVIPFLSKYMKENLEFSYSQIGWVMVFFGAGSIIGTWLSGKLSDKIGFYKVMVFSLFASGIVFILLHYATTFEELCVGILVLTTIADMFRPAMLVCLKTFTTKENRARAYSLTRAAINLGFLFGPVLGGLIIMQLGYEYIFYVDGSTCILAIIVFMFFVKEKKLQVKLKKHHENAVKKVSVMKDKPFMLHLVICLITGILFFQIFTTLPLYHKERFNMSEFDSGLLLSLNGLLILLFELPIVNYVSKNKINNHKVISLGLLLMATSFLLLLFPWEAILIPMMLFMTCGVMLTFPFANSFAMERSNEMQEGKYMAAFTMSYSFAHILSAKTGMEIIQNSGYESNWMFMTVLGMAGTLLVFKLSKMVEKEELKERMIPVESNENN